CCGCCCGGCACGGCGAGCCATGTCGCCAGCGAGATCGCGGCAGCGGCGGCGGCGACCATGGCGAGCCGCTTCAGGAACGGGCGCCAGCGCATCCCGCGCGCATGCGCCAGCCACAGGCTGACGCCGACGAGGAAGAGGAAGCTCGAGGCGATGCAGCGGGCGAACAGCTTCCAGCCGCCCTCGGCGGTCATGCCCGGCGGCGCGTAGCCGAAGAATTCGAGATCCCAGGCGAAGTGGTAGATCGCCATCGCGACGAGCGCGACGCCGCGCGAAAGGTCGATGACGTCAAGGCGCGGTCTGCCGCTCGTGGATCGCTGCACAGGCATTCACCGACTCGAAAGAACGCGCCACCGGCCGATCCATAGCACGAAAGCGCCGCCGCCCGCCAAATGCGGCGCGGGCGGCTGGCAGGCCCGTCTATTCGAGGTCGACGTCGAGGATCGCCATCGAGAAATTGTAGGACAGGTCGCCGTCGTCATCGTCCTTGAAGATGATGCCGAGGAACTCCTCGCCGAGATAGAGCTCGCACGAATCGTCCTTGCGCGGCCGCGCCTTGACCTGAAGCTGCGGGTTCTGGAACGTACGCTTGAAGTAGGCGTCGAGCTTCCTGATTTCGTCGGGTTTCAAACCTGTTCTCCGGGGCGGCTGGATGATCGGAGGGCGCATGTGGCATGCCTTGCGCGGCCATGTAAACCCCGCGCGCGGCCTTTCGCACCCCGCGTACGGGGCGATCCACGGGGCCATGCCCGGCGCCAGAGCAGCCGGCTCAGCCTTCGCCGCTCAGGAGCTGGTCCATGGCGCGCGAGGGCTCGTCGCAGCCCGTCTCGCCGACGATCCGCGCCGGCACGCCGGCGACGGTGCGGTTGTTCGGTACCGATTGCAGGAGCACCGAGCCCGCCGCGACGCGCGAGCAGAAACCGACCTCGATGTTGCCGAGGATCGTCGCGCCCGCCCCGATCAGCACGCCGTTGCCGATCTTGGGGTGGCGGTCGCCCGCCGCCTTGCCAGTGCCGCCGAGCGTGACGCCGTGGAGGATGGAGACGTTGTCGCCCACCCGCGCCGTCTCGCCGATGACGAGGCCGGTGGCATGGTCGATGAAGATGCCCTTGCCCATGTGGGCCGCCGGGTGGATGTCGGTCTGGAAGATGGCCGAGGAGCGGCTTTGCAGGTAGAGCGCGAAATCCTTGCGTCCGTTGTTCCACAGCCAATGGGCGAGCCGATGGGTCTGGATGGCGTGGAAGCCCTTGAAATAGAGGATCGGCATCAGGAAGCGGTCGCAGGCCGGGTCGCGGTCGTAATAGGCCTGGATGTCGATGCGCACCGTCGTGCCCCATTCGGGCTCGTCGCGCAGCATCGCCTGATAGGTCTGGCGGATCAGGTCGGCGCCGAGGTCGGGATGGTCGAGCCGCTCGGCGAGGCGGTGGATGACGGCGTCCTCCAGCCTGTCGTGGTTGAGCACCGTGGCATAGAGGAAGGCGGCGAGCAGCGGATCGTTCTCCACCGCTTCCGTCGCTTCGCGCCTCACCGCGCTCCAGATCGGGTCGACCGGCTTGACCGAATTGTGCCTGGCCGCGTTTGCGCCGCTCATCGGGTGCTTCCTTCTCGCTCAAACGCCTTGCTTCCGCGCAGGGCGAACCATAATCCAAAACCGCAGTCAACCAAACCGCATTTTGTTTAACGTGCTTTCAATAGGATCGATGCAGCGATGATCAGCGAAAACGGGCAAACGGGTTTCCTGAAAACGGATCGCGGCGACGGCGTCGTCACCCTCACCATCGACCGCCCTGCACGCAAGAACGCGATGACTCAAGGCATGTGGCGCGAGATGGCGGTGCTGTTCCACGGCCTTGCCGGGGACGCGTCGGTGCGCGCCGTCGTCCTGCGCGGCGCGGGCGGCGATTTCTGCGCCGGGGCCGACATCGGCGAGTTCGAGACCGTGCGCGGCAATGCGCAGAGCGCGCGCCGCTACGAGGCGGAGAATTCGGCCGCCTTCGCCGCGATCCGCGACTGCCCGGTGCCGACCATCGCCGCCATCGGCGGCATCTGCTTCGGCGGCGGCTTCGGCATTGCCACCGGCTGCGACATCCGGATCGCCTCGACTGAGGCCCTGTTCAGCGTGCCGGCGGCGAAGCTCGGCCTCGCCTATCCGGTCGACGCCATGGCCGACATCGTCCACGCGGTCGGGCCGCAGGTGGCGAAATACATGACCTATTCAGCCGCCCGCCTCGACGCGCGGGCCGCGCTCGATGCCGGATTCCTGCTCGAGATCGTCGAGACCGGCGGGCTTTTCGCGCGCGCCGACGAGCTCGCCGCGACCATCGCCGCCAACGCGCCGCTTTCGATCCGCGCGTCCAAGGCGTCGATCCGCGCCGTCCTGAGCGCCGACCCGGCCGATGCCGTCCACGCCTCGACCCTCGGCGACATCACGTTCGAGAGCGCCGACTACGCCGAGGGCCGCGCCGCCTTCCGCGAAAAGCGCCCTGCCCGCTTTCGCGGTTGCTGAGTGGTTTTCGGGTGTACATAAAGGGAACATCGCATAGCTTAAGGCCATGACGACGATTCCCAACCTCAAGGCCCGCCATCACCTCATCGCGCTCAGCGGCCTCGGCGGCGGCACAGGGGGCACCGGGGGCGCGATGCGCCGGCCGCAGCTGCTGCGCACGATCAACGACCTCGGCTTCGTCCAGGTCGACAGCGTCAACGTGCTGGAGCGCGCGCATCACCACATCCTGTTCTCGCGCGGTACGGGCTATCGCCGAACGGACCTTTCGGCACTCATCGAGAAGGACAGGAGCCTGTTCGAGAACTGGACGCATGACGCCTCGATCATCCCCGCGAGCTTCTTTCCCTATTGGAAGCATCGCTTCGCCCGGGAGAAGGCGCGGCTGCGCAGCCGCTGGAAAAGCCATTTCGGGGCCGAGGATTTCGACCTCGACATCGCCCGCGTCAATGACCGCATCGCCCGCGACGGCCCGGCGATGGCGCGCGACTTCGAGGGCGACAAGCCGGGCAGCGGCTGGTGGGACTGGCATCCGTCCAAGGCGGCGCTCGAATATATGTGGCGCACCGGCGAACTGGCGATCGCCCGGCGCGAGGGCTTCCAGAAGGTTTACGACCTTGCGGAGCGGGTCATCCCGCCGGAGCATTTTTCCGCCGAGGTCGATCACGACGCGTTCGTCGACTGGGCCTGCCGGCAGGCGCTGACCCGTCTCGGCTTCGCCACGCGCGGCGAGATCGCCGGCTTCTGGGCGCTGCTGACGCCGCAGGAGGTCGACGAATGGATCGCGCGGAACCGCGCCGAGCTGACGCCGGTCAGGGTCGAGACCGTCGACGGGGGCAAGCCGCGCGCCGCCTTCGCCCTGCCCGGCATGGCCGAGGCCGCGCTCGATGCCCCTGCCCCGCCCGACAAGGTGCGCATCGTCAGCCCGTTCGACCCGCTGATGCGCGACCGGGCGCGGATGGAGCGGCTGTTCGGCTTCTCCTACCGCATCGAGATCTTCGTGCCGGAGGCGAAGCGGCAATATGGCTACTACGTCTATCCCGTGCTGCGCGGCGAGCGCATGGCCGGGCGCATCGACGTCAAGGCCGAGCGCGAGCGCGACGCGCTCGTCGTGCGCGCGTTCTGGCCGGAAGCGGGCGTGAAGCCGTCGAAGGCGCTGCTCGCCAAGCTCGGGGCCGAGCTGGAGCGGCTGCGCCGCTTCGCCGGTCTCGGCCGGATCGACTTCGCCGACGACTGGCTGC
Above is a genomic segment from Aquamicrobium sp. containing:
- a CDS encoding winged helix-turn-helix domain-containing protein, encoding MTTIPNLKARHHLIALSGLGGGTGGTGGAMRRPQLLRTINDLGFVQVDSVNVLERAHHHILFSRGTGYRRTDLSALIEKDRSLFENWTHDASIIPASFFPYWKHRFAREKARLRSRWKSHFGAEDFDLDIARVNDRIARDGPAMARDFEGDKPGSGWWDWHPSKAALEYMWRTGELAIARREGFQKVYDLAERVIPPEHFSAEVDHDAFVDWACRQALTRLGFATRGEIAGFWALLTPQEVDEWIARNRAELTPVRVETVDGGKPRAAFALPGMAEAALDAPAPPDKVRIVSPFDPLMRDRARMERLFGFSYRIEIFVPEAKRQYGYYVYPVLRGERMAGRIDVKAERERDALVVRAFWPEAGVKPSKALLAKLGAELERLRRFAGLGRIDFADDWLRLS
- a CDS encoding DUF3126 family protein, with the translated sequence MKPDEIRKLDAYFKRTFQNPQLQVKARPRKDDSCELYLGEEFLGIIFKDDDDGDLSYNFSMAILDVDLE
- a CDS encoding enoyl-CoA hydratase-related protein, producing MISENGQTGFLKTDRGDGVVTLTIDRPARKNAMTQGMWREMAVLFHGLAGDASVRAVVLRGAGGDFCAGADIGEFETVRGNAQSARRYEAENSAAFAAIRDCPVPTIAAIGGICFGGGFGIATGCDIRIASTEALFSVPAAKLGLAYPVDAMADIVHAVGPQVAKYMTYSAARLDARAALDAGFLLEIVETGGLFARADELAATIAANAPLSIRASKASIRAVLSADPADAVHASTLGDITFESADYAEGRAAFREKRPARFRGC
- the cysE gene encoding serine O-acetyltransferase encodes the protein MSGANAARHNSVKPVDPIWSAVRREATEAVENDPLLAAFLYATVLNHDRLEDAVIHRLAERLDHPDLGADLIRQTYQAMLRDEPEWGTTVRIDIQAYYDRDPACDRFLMPILYFKGFHAIQTHRLAHWLWNNGRKDFALYLQSRSSAIFQTDIHPAAHMGKGIFIDHATGLVIGETARVGDNVSILHGVTLGGTGKAAGDRHPKIGNGVLIGAGATILGNIEVGFCSRVAAGSVLLQSVPNNRTVAGVPARIVGETGCDEPSRAMDQLLSGEG